One Candidatus Nezhaarchaeales archaeon DNA window includes the following coding sequences:
- a CDS encoding AbrB/MazE/SpoVT family DNA-binding domain-containing protein → MAAVKVDEKGRIIIPKSMREKAGVKEGGYVKIRADEKGIMIEPLEPVADKYFGTFKITKWPEDLDEFVIEVMRKWWTRTQRAT, encoded by the coding sequence ATGGCAGCCGTAAAGGTGGATGAAAAAGGCAGGATTATCATCCCTAAAAGCATGAGGGAAAAGGCTGGAGTGAAGGAGGGGGGCTACGTTAAAATAAGAGCGGACGAGAAGGGCATCATGATAGAGCCTCTTGAGCCTGTAGCCGACAAATACTTTGGCACCTTCAAGATAACGAAATGGCCGGAAGACCTTGACGAATTTGTAATAGAGGTTATGAGAAAATGGTGGACCCGGACCCAGAGGGCTACATAG